A stretch of DNA from Jatrophihabitans endophyticus:
TACGCGTCGGGCACGTCCAGCCGCTCCACCAAGCTCTTCCACGGCGGCCTGCGCTACCTCGAGCAGTTCGACTTCCACCTGGTCTTCGAGGCGCTCAAGGAGCGCGGTCTCGTCCTCAACAAGCTGTGCCCGCACCTCGCCAAGCCGGTGCCGCTGATCTATCCGCTGGAGAAGTGGCTCGACCGGCCCTACGTCGGCATGGGCATCGGCGTCTACGACGTCATGGGCGGCGGCCGCGGAGTGCCGCACCACCTCAAGCACATGGGCAAGCGCAAGACGATGCAGTCCTTCCCGTCCGGCAAGGGCACCGCGATCCGCGGCGCGATCCGCTTCTACGAGGGCCAGGTCGACGACGCCCGGCACACGATGATGCTGGCGCGCACCGCGGCCCAGTTCGGCGCGCTCTGCGCGAACAGCACGCGGGCGACCGGGTTCCTGCGCGAGGGCGACCACGTGGTCGGCGTGCGCGCCAAGGACCTCGAGGGCGGCTCGGAGTTCGACATCCGCGCCACGCACGTCATCAACGCCGCCGGGGTCTGGACCGACGAGATCCAGCAGATGGTGGGCGGCCGGGGCGAGTTCCGCGTCCGCGCGTCCAAGGGCGTGCACGTGGTCGTCGACCGCAACCGGATCAACTCCGCCACCGGCATCATCGCGCGCACCGCGAAGAGCGTGCTGTTCATCGTCCCGTGGGGCAGCCACTGGATCATCGGCACGACCGACACCGACTGGGACCTCGATCTCGCGCACCCGGCCGCCAGCCAGGCCGACATCGACTACCTGCTCGACCAGGCAAACCGGCTGCTGGCCGACCCGCTCACCCGCGACGACGTCGTCGGCGTCTACGCGGGGCTGCGGCCGCTGCTCGCGGGCGAGTCCGACTCCACCAGCAAGCTGTCGCGCGACCACGCGGTCGCCTCGCCCGTGCGAGGGCTGACCGTCATCGCCGGCGGCAAGTACACGACGTACCGGGTCATGGCCAAGGACGCCGTCGACTTCGCCGTGCACGACATGGAACGCAAGATCCCCGACTGCATCACCGAGGACGTCCCCCTCGCCGGGGCCGACGGCTACCACGCGCTGTGGAACTCACGGCGCGTCATCGCGACCCGGACCGGGCTGCGGCTGTCCGTCGTCGAGCACCTGCTCGGTCGTTACGGCTCGCTGATCAACGAGCTGCTCGCGCTGGTCGACGAACGGCCCGAGCTCGGCGAGCCGCTGGCCGGTGCGCCGGAGTACCTGCGGGTCGAGGCCGTCTACGCCGCCACCCACGAGGGCGCCCGGCACCTCGAGGACGTGCTGACCCGCCGCACCCGCATCTCGATCGAGGTGCCCGACCGGGGCGTCGCCGCGGCCCGCGAGATCGCGACCCTGGTGGCGCCGGTGCTCGGCTGGGACGACGACACCGTCGCCCGCGAGCTGGAGCACTACGAGCAGCGCGTCGCCGCCGAGCTCGAGTCGCAGCACCAGGGCGACGACCTCACCGCGGACGCCGCCCGGCTCGGCGCCCCGGACGTCCGCCTCGGCGTCTGATCCCGCCTTCCTCGGCGAGTTGGTTGATCAACACGCCTGTTGATCAACCAACTCGCCGAGGAAGGCGTTAAGCGGGGCCGCGGCGGGCCAGGATGCGTGTGATCATCTCGGCGCGGCGGCGGGCCAGGGTGCCCATCTCGTCGGTACGCCGGCGGATCTCGCTCGCGTCGGTGCCGGGGGTGAAGACCATGGCCCAACCCGTCCCCGCCTCCAGCTCGGGCACCCGCTCGACGATGTCGGTCTGCGCCACGTGGTGCGTGCCCGCGAACTCGTGACCGTCGTCGACGACGGCGACCAGCACGTGCCCGTCGGGGACGTCGGGGAGCGCGGCCACGATGTGCTCGGCGTGCTCGGCGAACACCCCGGCTGCCCGGGCCTTGCCGTGGGCGGCCTCGCGCGCCTCGGGTGAGTAGTCGCCGTGGTTCGTCGTCATGTCAGCCTCGTCAGGTCCGCGTGGTCAGTCCAGGTCGTCGTGCAGCATCAGTTGGCGGGCGGCCTCGGCCACCGACCCCGACAGCGACGGGTAGACGCCGATCGTCGCCGCGAGATGGTTCACCGTCAACGAGCGCTGCACCGCGAGCGTCACCGGGAAGATGAGCTCCGAGGCGTTCGGGGCCACGATGACCGCGCCGATCACGTGGCCGGTGGCGGCCCGGCAGTAGAGCTTGACGAAGCCGTCCAGGTGGCCTTGCATCTTGGCCCGCGCGTTGGTGGCCAGCGGCAGCTTGACGATGCGCGCCGGCAGCTCGCCCGAGGCCACCACCGAGTAGGGAATGCCCACCGAGGCGATCTCGGGATTGGTGAAGATGTTCGCCGCCACCGTCTTGAGCCGCAGCGGGGCGACGGCCTCACCGAGGGCGTGCCACATCGCGATGCGTCCCTGCATGCCGGCCACCGAGGCCAGCAGCAGCACGCCGGTGCAGTCACCCGCCGCGTAGATCGACGGGACGCTGGTCCGCGAGACGCGGTCCACGGCGATGTAGCCGTGTTCGTCGAGCGCGACGCCGGCGTGCTCGAGCCCGAGGCCCTCGACGTTGGGCACCGACCCGACGCACATCAGCGCGTGCGACCCGGTGACGACCCGCCCGTCGGTCAGCTCGACCTCGACGCCCCCACCGGACCGGCGCACGGCCGCGGCCCGGGCCTGCTTCACGAGCGTGCCGCCGCGGCGGGTGAACACCTGCTCGATGACGTCGGCGGCGTCGGGGTCCTCGCCGGGCAGCACGCGGTCGCGGCTCGACACCAGCGTCACCGGGACACCGGCCTCGCTGTAGCCGCTGGCGAACTCGGCGCCGGTGACCCCCGACCCCACCACGATCAGGTGCTCCGGCACCTCGGTGAGGTCGTAGACGTCGCGCCACGACAGGATCCGCTCCCCGTCGGGGACGGCGGTCGACAGCACGCGGGGCGTCCCGCCGGTGGCCAGCAGGACGACGTCGGCCT
This window harbors:
- a CDS encoding glycerol-3-phosphate dehydrogenase/oxidase, whose product is MSTSAPTLGPADRDEALRRLAAEELDVLIIGGGVVGAGAALDAVTRGLTVGLIEARDYASGTSSRSTKLFHGGLRYLEQFDFHLVFEALKERGLVLNKLCPHLAKPVPLIYPLEKWLDRPYVGMGIGVYDVMGGGRGVPHHLKHMGKRKTMQSFPSGKGTAIRGAIRFYEGQVDDARHTMMLARTAAQFGALCANSTRATGFLREGDHVVGVRAKDLEGGSEFDIRATHVINAAGVWTDEIQQMVGGRGEFRVRASKGVHVVVDRNRINSATGIIARTAKSVLFIVPWGSHWIIGTTDTDWDLDLAHPAASQADIDYLLDQANRLLADPLTRDDVVGVYAGLRPLLAGESDSTSKLSRDHAVASPVRGLTVIAGGKYTTYRVMAKDAVDFAVHDMERKIPDCITEDVPLAGADGYHALWNSRRVIATRTGLRLSVVEHLLGRYGSLINELLALVDERPELGEPLAGAPEYLRVEAVYAATHEGARHLEDVLTRRTRISIEVPDRGVAAAREIATLVAPVLGWDDDTVARELEHYEQRVAAELESQHQGDDLTADAARLGAPDVRLGV
- a CDS encoding NAD(P)H-quinone dehydrogenase translates to MLRIVILGGGPAGYESALVAAQLGARVTVVDRDGIGGSAVLTDCVPSKTLISTSDRVTAMRDASRVGVGTGGGEVVVDFAAVNQRIKELAQQQSEDIAERLVREGVTVLTGSGRFSASQPGRTHRIEVVDAAGGVADTIEADVVLLATGGTPRVLSTAVPDGERILSWRDVYDLTEVPEHLIVVGSGVTGAEFASGYSEAGVPVTLVSSRDRVLPGEDPDAADVIEQVFTRRGGTLVKQARAAAVRRSGGGVEVELTDGRVVTGSHALMCVGSVPNVEGLGLEHAGVALDEHGYIAVDRVSRTSVPSIYAAGDCTGVLLLASVAGMQGRIAMWHALGEAVAPLRLKTVAANIFTNPEIASVGIPYSVVASGELPARIVKLPLATNARAKMQGHLDGFVKLYCRAATGHVIGAVIVAPNASELIFPVTLAVQRSLTVNHLAATIGVYPSLSGSVAEAARQLMLHDDLD